From the genome of Spirosomataceae bacterium TFI 002, one region includes:
- a CDS encoding GTP-binding protein Era, with protein MQDNHKAGFISIVGKPNVGKSTLMNELVGEKLSIITSKAQTTRHRIMGIVNGEMENQEFQIVYSDTPGIIKPQYELHNSMMEFVHGSLEDADVVLFVTDIFEKYDEEDVIQKLGKSEAPVILIINKIDLATQEQIDEKIAHWNTILNAREVLTVSALHGKGVLEVLVNIIQLLPVHPPYFPKDELTDKPERFFAAEIIREKILENYKKEIPYACEVVITEFKEEEKIIHIYAEIYVERATQRAILLGHKGERIKKVGTDGRIKMEEFFGKKVFLQTYIKVEPDWRLKKDKLKKFGY; from the coding sequence ATGCAAGACAATCACAAAGCTGGTTTTATAAGTATTGTAGGTAAGCCAAATGTGGGGAAATCCACGCTCATGAATGAGTTGGTAGGTGAAAAACTATCTATAATCACTTCCAAGGCACAAACAACCCGACACCGAATCATGGGTATAGTGAACGGTGAAATGGAAAATCAAGAGTTTCAAATTGTATATAGTGACACTCCTGGGATTATAAAACCTCAGTACGAACTCCATAATAGCATGATGGAATTTGTTCATGGCTCGCTAGAAGATGCAGATGTGGTACTTTTTGTTACCGATATTTTTGAGAAATACGATGAAGAAGACGTAATTCAAAAGCTCGGAAAAAGTGAAGCACCAGTCATCCTGATTATCAATAAGATTGATTTAGCTACTCAGGAGCAGATAGATGAGAAAATTGCACACTGGAACACCATTCTAAATGCAAGAGAAGTATTGACTGTTTCTGCATTGCACGGAAAAGGCGTTTTGGAAGTATTGGTTAATATTATTCAGTTACTTCCTGTGCATCCACCATACTTTCCCAAAGATGAGCTTACAGATAAGCCTGAGCGATTCTTTGCAGCTGAGATCATCAGAGAAAAAATTCTTGAGAATTATAAAAAAGAGATTCCGTATGCTTGCGAAGTCGTGATAACGGAATTTAAAGAAGAAGAGAAGATTATTCATATCTATGCTGAGATTTATGTAGAACGAGCTACTCAGAGAGCAATTTTGCTAGGTCACAAGGGAGAAAGAATAAAGAAAGTAGGAACTGATGGCCGAATTAAAATGGAAGAGTTTTTCGGCAAAAAAGTTTTTTTACAAACCTATATCAAAGTAGAACCAGACTGGAGGCTTAAAAAAGACAAACTGAAAAAGTTTGGGTATTAA
- a CDS encoding GTP-binding protein, translated as MSNIVAIVGRPNVGKSTLFNRLIEQRVAITDNESGVTRDRHYGQSVWTEKYFSVIDTGGYIVGSEDKFEAAIREQVEIALEEADVVIFVVETMSGLTDLDKDFANVLRRSSKPVILAANKAETFERQNLVSAEFYALGLGDVFPISAIDGSGTGELLDEVVKHFEDDGIENPDQGIPRIAILGRPNAGKSSFLNALLGKDRSIVTDEAGTTRDSIDTRYKLYGNDFILTDTAGIRKKAKVQESIEFYSVLRSIKALENSDVCVVLLDAEKGMEAQDVHIIAQAHNAKKGIVVMMNKWDLVEKDSKTSVAMEKEILEKLAPMNYMPVIFASALNKQRIFQVIEKAMEVYANRSEKINTARINDILLPIIERTPPPALKGKHIKIKYIIQLPTPSPTFVFFCNLPQYLRESYERFLKNQIRKNFGFEGVAITVLFRKK; from the coding sequence ATGTCAAATATAGTCGCAATTGTAGGCCGACCAAATGTAGGAAAATCAACTCTTTTCAATCGATTGATTGAGCAAAGGGTAGCAATTACTGATAATGAGTCAGGTGTTACACGCGATAGGCACTATGGCCAATCAGTGTGGACGGAGAAGTATTTCTCGGTAATTGATACTGGTGGTTACATTGTCGGTTCAGAGGATAAATTTGAAGCTGCGATTAGAGAGCAGGTTGAAATTGCATTGGAAGAAGCAGATGTCGTAATCTTTGTGGTAGAAACCATGAGTGGACTCACTGACTTAGATAAAGACTTTGCCAATGTGCTTCGTAGATCAAGTAAGCCAGTAATTCTTGCAGCCAATAAAGCGGAAACTTTTGAGCGTCAGAATTTAGTTTCTGCTGAGTTTTATGCTTTGGGTCTTGGAGATGTTTTTCCTATTTCGGCCATTGATGGCTCAGGAACAGGAGAATTGCTCGACGAAGTTGTGAAACACTTTGAAGATGATGGTATAGAAAATCCAGATCAAGGAATTCCTAGAATTGCGATTTTGGGTAGACCAAACGCAGGGAAGTCATCTTTTTTGAATGCACTTTTGGGTAAAGATCGCAGCATCGTAACTGACGAAGCAGGAACAACCCGTGATAGTATAGATACGCGTTATAAGTTATATGGAAATGACTTTATCCTTACCGATACCGCTGGTATTCGTAAAAAAGCCAAAGTACAAGAGAGTATAGAGTTTTATTCAGTCCTTCGTTCTATCAAGGCTTTGGAAAATTCAGATGTATGTGTTGTCTTGCTTGATGCCGAAAAAGGTATGGAAGCTCAGGATGTACATATTATTGCTCAGGCACACAATGCTAAAAAAGGTATTGTAGTCATGATGAATAAGTGGGACTTAGTAGAAAAAGACTCTAAAACTTCCGTTGCAATGGAAAAGGAGATCTTAGAAAAACTAGCTCCTATGAATTATATGCCTGTTATTTTTGCTTCGGCACTAAATAAGCAGCGTATTTTTCAAGTGATTGAAAAAGCGATGGAAGTATATGCAAACCGTAGTGAGAAAATCAACACGGCGAGAATAAATGACATTTTATTGCCGATAATCGAAAGGACTCCACCTCCAGCATTGAAAGGGAAGCATATCAAAATCAAATACATTATTCAGCTTCCTACGCCTTCTCCTACTTTTGTGTTCTTCTGTAATTTACCTCAGTACTTGAGAGAATCATATGAGCGTTTCTTGAAGAATCAAATAAGAAAGAATTTTGGATTTGAAGGTGTAGCTATCACAGTACTTTTTAGGAAAAAATAG
- a CDS encoding formyltetrahydrofolate deformylase: MEDKMINHVLLMEGPDAKGLIFFVTKVLYDNSCNIIRQDEYVSPDGHFFMRTLFEGIEKLDANKILADLRVKVPNEAIQFRLSAKKKKDVVILCTKEHHCLSDLITRFHFQELEANILAVVSNYNILQPYVEKFNIPFHCVSHVDLSREEHEAAILKTVSQYKPEYLVLAKYMRILTPSFVAAYANKIVNIHHSFLPAFIGANPYGQAYERGVKIIGATAHFVNNNLDEGPIIAQNVKKVSHRYSAKDMAREGKETEKLVLTNALKLVFDDRVFIHGNRTIIL, encoded by the coding sequence ATGGAAGATAAGATGATCAATCACGTTTTACTCATGGAAGGTCCTGATGCAAAAGGGCTAATTTTCTTTGTTACAAAAGTGCTATATGATAACTCTTGTAACATCATTCGTCAAGATGAGTATGTAAGTCCAGATGGTCATTTCTTTATGCGAACTCTTTTTGAAGGCATTGAGAAACTAGATGCGAATAAAATATTGGCGGACCTTAGAGTTAAGGTGCCCAATGAGGCTATTCAGTTTAGGCTTTCTGCCAAAAAGAAGAAAGATGTAGTGATACTTTGTACCAAAGAGCATCATTGCCTTTCTGACTTGATCACAAGATTTCATTTTCAAGAATTGGAAGCTAATATTTTGGCTGTTGTAAGCAACTATAATATTCTACAGCCATATGTTGAGAAATTTAATATTCCATTTCACTGTGTAAGTCATGTAGATTTGTCTAGAGAAGAGCACGAGGCTGCAATTCTAAAGACCGTAAGTCAATATAAACCTGAGTATTTAGTACTGGCAAAATACATGCGTATTCTTACGCCGAGCTTTGTGGCTGCTTATGCTAACAAAATAGTAAACATTCACCACTCTTTTTTACCTGCATTTATAGGAGCAAATCCTTACGGTCAGGCGTATGAGCGAGGGGTTAAGATCATAGGAGCAACAGCTCACTTCGTTAATAATAACTTAGACGAAGGACCTATAATTGCTCAAAATGTAAAAAAGGTTAGCCATAGGTATTCTGCAAAAGATATGGCTCGCGAAGGTAAGGAAACTGAGAAGTTGGTTCTTACCAATGCCTTGAAGTTAGTTTTTGATGACCGGGTTTTTATCCACGGTAATAGGACCATTATCTTATAA
- a CDS encoding MFS transporter, FHS family, L-fucose permease, translated as MLKKTPIIPFILTTSLFALWGFANDITNPLVKAFGTIFNQSQTISTFVQVAFYGGYCLMAIPAAIFIKKYTYKKGLLIGLALYGLGCLAFIPAAQFGLFQSFLIAYFVMTCGLSFLETSANPYILAMGEEETSTQRLNLAQAFNPLGSITGAFIATNFILGKMNKMSSTDRAQLPTEEFNAIKMADLEIVKGPYVIIGLVLIVMFIIFLIYKMPEYKPADNSKGLDLKGTFNRLFKNPRYREGVIAQAFYVGAQIAMWTFIVQYGTKVYMDMGMIEADAAEKSSGMQIIALVLFAGSRFITTFLMKYMKPGLLLMIMAIAAIVFLIPVLFVGGELGMYAIIAVSACMSLMFPTIYGIALKGVGDDAKLGAAGLVAAIGGGALLPLAQATIIDSGSVNFSFIVPLVCFIVIVIYGRRAYTTFE; from the coding sequence ATGCTCAAAAAAACGCCGATAATACCTTTCATCCTGACAACCAGCCTTTTCGCTCTCTGGGGATTTGCAAATGACATTACAAACCCTTTGGTAAAAGCCTTTGGAACAATTTTTAACCAAAGTCAAACCATCAGTACTTTCGTACAAGTTGCATTTTATGGTGGTTATTGTTTGATGGCAATTCCAGCGGCAATTTTTATAAAAAAGTATACATACAAAAAAGGCCTCCTTATTGGTTTAGCATTATACGGACTAGGCTGTCTGGCTTTTATCCCAGCTGCTCAGTTTGGGCTTTTTCAATCTTTTTTGATCGCCTATTTTGTCATGACATGTGGTTTAAGTTTCTTGGAAACAAGTGCGAATCCATATATTCTTGCCATGGGTGAGGAGGAGACAAGTACTCAGCGACTAAACCTTGCTCAGGCTTTCAACCCTTTGGGGTCAATCACGGGTGCATTTATTGCAACGAACTTCATTTTGGGCAAAATGAATAAAATGAGTTCTACCGATAGAGCACAATTACCCACTGAAGAATTTAATGCCATAAAAATGGCAGATTTAGAAATCGTGAAAGGTCCCTATGTCATCATTGGGCTTGTTCTTATTGTGATGTTCATCATTTTCTTGATTTACAAAATGCCAGAATATAAGCCAGCAGATAATAGCAAGGGCTTAGACCTAAAAGGCACTTTCAATCGACTTTTCAAAAACCCAAGATATAGAGAGGGCGTCATTGCTCAAGCATTCTATGTAGGTGCACAAATTGCCATGTGGACATTTATAGTTCAATATGGTACAAAAGTTTACATGGATATGGGTATGATTGAAGCCGACGCGGCAGAGAAATCATCAGGCATGCAAATTATCGCTTTGGTACTTTTTGCAGGAAGTAGATTTATTACCACTTTCTTAATGAAATACATGAAGCCAGGACTTTTGCTAATGATCATGGCTATAGCTGCCATTGTATTCTTAATTCCAGTACTTTTTGTGGGTGGTGAATTAGGAATGTACGCCATTATCGCCGTTTCTGCGTGTATGTCACTTATGTTCCCTACCATTTATGGTATTGCACTTAAGGGCGTGGGAGATGACGCCAAACTAGGTGCTGCGGGTCTTGTAGCGGCGATTGGTGGAGGAGCATTATTGCCTCTTGCCCAAGCGACAATTATTGACAGTGGTTCGGTTAATTTTTCTTTCATCGTTCCACTTGTTTGCTTTATCGTTATTGTAATTTATGGAAGAAGGGCTTACACTACTTTTGAGTAG